In the genome of Microbacterium paraoxydans, the window TAGTCGCTCAGCGTGCACGTGATCGCGCTCGCCGTGACGGTGCAGGTGCCGACCACGGCTCCGTCGGGATCCCGCAGCGGGAACGTCGAGGAGACCCCGACGAAGCGGGGCGTCGTGGGAAAGGCGAGCGAGAAGGTGTCCCCCGGTTGCGCGCTGTCCGGAACGGCCCAGGTGGCCTCGAGTCGGAGCGTGTCGTACAGGTGGATGTCGCCTGTCGGTTCCACCACCCTCACCGCCGTGATGGCATCCAGCTCCGCCGCCTGCGCCGCCGGCGGCACCGCGAGTCCGACCAGGGCCAGGAGGGCGACGGCGCTGCTCACCGCGCCCCGGCTTCTCCTGCGTCGTCGCTCCGTTCTCTTCTCCTGTATGCGCACAGTCACCTCTCCTGTTCTTTCCGCGACATCCGGTCGTCGAGCCCGCCCGATTCGCCGACAGACTCTCACATGTGCGGATGATTACGCTACAGATGAGGACGTTTCGGTATCGCGCGATCCGCCCTGCACTCGAAGAGGGCCGCGAGCCGACGGGGCGCCCGCGGGCGGTAGGCTGTTCGAGTGGCTGCCTCCCCCACCAACCCCTATTCCGAAGCCGGCGTCGACACCGCAGCGGGTGACCTCGCCGTCGAACTGATGAAGTCGTCCGTGCGCGCGACGCACGGCCCCGAGGTGCTCGGCGGTGTCGGCGGTTTCGCCGGTCTGTTCGACGCCAGCGCCCTGCGCGACTTCCGGCGTCCGCTGCTCGCGACCAGCACCGACGGCGTCGGCACCAAGGTCGCCATCGCGCAGGCCATCGACAAGCACGACACGATCGGCCAGGACCTCGTCGGCATGGTCGTCGACGACATCGTCGTGGTGGGCGCGAAGCCGCTGTTCATGACCGACTACATCGCCTGCGGCAAGGTCGTTCCCCAGCGGATCGCGGACATCGTGCGCGGTATCGCCGAGGCGTGCGCCGCGACGGGCACCGCGCTCGTCGGCGGCGAGACGGCGGAGCACCCCGGTCTCCTGGGCCCTCGCGACTACGACGTCGCCGGCGCGGCGACGGGTGTGGTCGAGGCCGATGCCATCCTCGGCGCGGAGCGTGTGCAGGACGGTGATGCGGTCATCGCGGTCGCCTCCAGCGGCCTGCACTCCAACGGCTACTCGCTCGTGCGGCACATCATCACCCGTGCCGGGATCTCCTACGGCGACAACGCCGAGGACTTCGGCTCGACGTGGGGCGAGGCTCTGCTCGAGCCCACGCGCCTCTACACGCTGCCGCTGCTGCGCCTGATCGAGGCCTCCGGCGGCGTCCACGCGCTGAGCCACGTCACCGGCGGCGGCATCGCCGCCAACCTTGCGCGCGTGCTCCCCCGGGGAAGCTGGGTCGAGGTCGACCGCAGCACCTGGTCGCCGAGCCCGGTGTTCCGCGTGCTGAGCGACATCGCCGGTTCCACGCTGGAGTCCGCCGAGGGCACCTGGAACCTCGGCATCGGCTTCCTCGCCGTGGTGGCGGCGGACAGGAAGGACGCCGCGATCGCGGCGCTGAACGCCGAGGGCATGCCCTCCTGGCAGGTCGGCACGGTGGGCTTCGGCCCGCGTCCGGCCGGCGAATTCGAACAGGGCGCCAAGGGCGTCGATGGTGGAGCAGTGCGCCTCGTCGGCGCCTACGCGGACGGAGCGAAGTAAGAGCCCATGTGCGGCATCGTCGGAATGGTGGGCTCTGCCCCGGTCAATCAGGACATCTACGACGCCCTCCTGCTGCTGCAGCATCGCGGGCAGGACGCGACGGGCATCGCCACCGCCGAGGCGAACGGCGTCATGCACAACGCCAAGGCCCAGGGGATGGTGCGCGAGGCGTTCCGCACCCGCGACATGCGCGGACTGCTGGGCAACGTCGGTCTCGGCCACGTCCGCTACGCCACCAAGGGCACCGCGTCCAGTGAAGAGGAGATGCAGCCGTTCTATGTGAACGCGCCCTACGGCATCATCCTCATCCACAACGGCAACCTCACGAACACGCGTGAGCTCGCCGCCGACATGGCGCAGCGCGACCGCCGGCACCTGAACTCGTCGAGCGACACCGAGCTGCTGCTCAACGTGCTCGCCGGTGAGCTGCAGGCCACGACCTCCACGGTCGACCTCGACCCGGACCGGATCTTCGAGGCCGTCGCCCGCACGCATGACCGCATCGAGGGCGCGTACGCGGTGATCGCCGTCATCGCCAACTACGGCCTGCTCGCGTTCCGCGATCCGTTCGGCATCCGTCCGCTGATCCTGGGCCGCCGCCCGTCCACGGTCCCCGGAGCCGAGGGCAAGGACGAGTGGGTCGTGGCGAGCGAGTCCCTCGTGCTGGAGAACGGCGACTACGAGGTCGTGCGCGAGGTCGAGCCCGGCGAGGCCGTGTTCATCACGAACGAGGGCGAGCTGTTCACGAAGCAGTGCGCCACCGAGACGCACCTCGCGCCCTGCGCCTTCGAGTACGTCTACCTCGCTCGTCCGGACTCCGTCATGAACGGCATCTCGGTGTACGAGTCCCGCCTGCGGATGGGCGACAAGCTCGCCGACACGATCGCGAAGCACGTCCCGATGGACAAGATCGACGTGGTCATGCCGATCCCCGACTCGTCCCGTCCCGCGGCCATGGAGGTCGCCCGCAAGCTCGGCATCGAGTACCGCGAGGGCTTCTACAAGAACCGCTACGTCGGCCGCACCTTCATCATGCCGGGGCAGGCGGTGCGCAAGAAGAGCGTCCGTCAGAAGCTCAACGCCATGTCGACGGAGTTCCAGGGCAAGAACGTGCTGCTGATCGACGACTCCATCGTGCGGGGCACCACCTCGAAGGAGATCATCCAGATGGCCCGGGATGCCGGAGCCGCCTCGGTGACCTTCGCCTCCGCCGCCCCGCCCGTCCGACACCCGCACGTGTACGGCATCAACATGCCCTCGCGGCACGAGCTCATCGCCCACGGCCGCACGATCCCCGAGATCGCGGAGGAGCTGGGCTGCGACCACCTCGTGTACCAGGAGGTCGACGACCTGAAGGCCGCGATCACCGAGGGTTCCGTACTGGAAGACCTCGACATGAGCTGCTTCGACGGCCGCTACGTCACCGGCACCGTCACCGACGAGTACCTCGCCTGGGTGGAGGGGTCGCAGACCTCTTGATGTCCGGGTCCCTGAGCTCGCCGCAGGGCCGACCCCTCTGGCAGGGGCGCGCCCTCGCGTTGATCGGGATCGTGCTGGTCGCGTTCTCGCTGCGGTCGGCCGTCGCCTCGCTCTCTCCGGTCCTCGACCACGTCGCCCAGGACTTCCCGGTGGCCCCCGTGATCGTGGGGCTGATCGGTGCGGCTCCACCCGTCTGCTTCGCGCTGTTCGGGCTGCTGACCCCGCTGTTCGAGCGCCGGTTCGGGCTGGAGCGGATGGCAGTGGTGGCCATCGTGCTGATGGCGGCGGGCATGCTGCTGCGCGGCCTCGCCCCCGACTCGTGGAGTCTGCTCGCCGCGACCGCGGTCGTGTTCGCCGGCGTGGGGTCGGGCAACGTCCTGCTGCCACCGCTGGTCAAGAAGTACTTCGCCGACCGGCTCGGCGTCATGATGACCGCGTACTCCACGACGCTCGCGGTCTCGACCTTCCTCCCGCCGCTGGTCGCCGTCCCCGTCGCCGACTCGCTCGGCTGGCGGATCTCGCTCGGCATGTGGGGCGTGGTGGCCGCCCTCGCGCTCGTGCCCTGGGTGACGCTGCTGGTGCGCTCCCGCGGCGACGAGCGCGCGGTGCCGACGGAACTCCTGGTTCCTGACCCCACCGACGGCGTGGACGATGTGCGCGACGCGGTCGCCGCCTCGACCGGGCCGATCACGACGCAGTCGGCGAACCCCCGCGTCTTCGGCCGGCTCTGGCGGCTGCCGTTGGCGTGGGCGCTCGCCCTCGTGTTCGGCACGTCGTCGACCATGGCCTATGTCGCCTTCGCCTGGCTGCCCACCATCCTCGTCGACCTCGGTGGCGTGACCCCGGCGACCGCCGGCTTCCTGCTCTCGCTGTTCGCTCTCGTCGGGCTGCCCTGCTCCATGCTCGTGCCGGTGCTCGTCGTGCGGTTCCAGGCCACCCGCCCGCTCTTCTTCGTGGCCGTGGTCGCCGGTCTCGTCGGGCTCGGCGGCCTGCTGCTCTTCCCGACCGTCGCGCTGCCGCTGTGGGTCGCGATCTTCGGGCTCACCGCGATCATGTTCCCGCTGAGCCTCGTGCTCCTGAGCATCCGCGCCCGTACGCCGGAGAGCGCCGTCGCCCTCAGCGGCTTCGTGCAGAGCATCGGCTACGCGATCGCGGCGGTGTTCCCGCTCCTCGTCGGGCTCCTCCACGACACCAGCGGAGGGTGGCAGGTGCCGCTTCTCGTGGTGGCCGGGGTGCTGGTCGTCTCGGTGCCGGCGGGGATCATCGCGGGTCGCCGCCGCACGATCGAGGACGAGTGGGAGCGCCGCCACGGCCGCTGGTGACGATCGCCGTCAGCGCGCGACCCGCGGTGGGGCGGTCGAAGAGCGCACGATGAGCTGCGGGTCGGTGGAGGGCATCTCGCCGACCGGGTCGTGGCCCTCGATCTGGGTGATGAGCCGTAGCGCGGCGGCGCGGCCCATGGCCTCGAACGGCTGACGGACGGTGGTCAGGGCGGGGGAGGCGTAGGCGGCGAGGGCGATGTCGTCGACACTCACGACGGAGATGTCCTCCGGCACGCTGCGCCCCGCCTCGTGCAGGGCGCGGATGAGGCCGAACGCCATCTCGTCGCTGCTGACGAAGACCGCGGTCGCCTCGGGGATCGCGGCGATCGTGCGGCCTGCCCGGTACCCGGACTCCGGGGTCCAGTCCGCCGGGATCACGGGCGGCGGGACGATGCCGCGCTCGCGGAGCGTCTGCTCCCAGGCCTCGCTGCGCTGCTGCGTCTCCGTCCAGTAGTCGTCGCCGGAGACATGCCACACGGTCTCGTGGCCGAGGTCGAGGAGATGCTCCACGGCGAGGCGGGCGATCGCGCGCTGGTCGACCGCGAGCGGGGCGTCCTCCTCGAGGGAGGTGCGCTCACTCCGGGTGGCGGGCGTCCGTTCGGTACGCGCCCGCATCGCCGGCGTGTCCAGGGCGATCGGAACACCGAGGATGATGCCCTCCGCGCCCTGCCGCTCCAGGCGATCGAAGGCCTCGAGGAACGCGTCGTCCGAGGCGTGGTCGGCCACCGCCGCCGTGGTCACGGTGTAGCCGTTCGCCGCCGCGGCTTGCTGGATGCCGACGCCGAGCGCGGCGGAGGAGTAGCGATCGGTCGAGACCACGATCACGCCGAGCACACGGGTGCGGCCCGAGGCGAGCGACGCGGCGGCGGCGTGCACCCGGTAGCCGAGTTCCTCGACCGCGGCGAGAACCCGTCGTGCGGTCTCCGGGCGGACGTTGTCCTGTCCCGACATCACGCGCGAGACGGTCTGGGTGGAGACGCCGGCGAGGCGGGCGACGTCGACCTGGCTGGGGGCGCGGTCGTCTTTCGGACGGCGAGGGGACATGCCCCAATGGTAGCGATCCATCGGCGGAAAACCAGGGAGCGCGGACATCGGCGATGCGATAATGTGAACGCAAACAATTCAGCTGGGAGTGCAATGTCCGACCTTCTCGCCGCGGCTTCCGACGGCTTCTCCACCGCCGTCGCCGCGCCGACAGACGCCGCTGCCCCCGGCGCCCCCGCCCTGTCCTGGCGCGACGGGGAGATCCTCCGCGACGGTGCGCCGCACCGCATCCTGTCGGGCTCGATCCACTATTTCCGCGTGCACCCGGACCAGTGGGAGGACCGCCTGCGCCGGCTCGCCGCGATGGGCGCGAACACGGTCGACACCTACGTCGCCTGGAACTTCCACGAGCGGGTCGAGGGGGACATCCGTTTCGACGGCTGGCGGGACGTCGAGCGCTTCGTGCGGCTGGCCGGCGAGGTCGGCCTCGACGTCTTCCTCCGGCCGAGCCCCTATATCTGCGCGGAGTGGTCGAACGGCGGGCTGCCCTTCTGGCTCACCGGCCGGGTCTCGGCCCTGCGCACGAGCGATCCCGCATTCCTCGCCGCCGTCGACGCCTGGTACGACGCGCTGCTCCCGCGGCTCGTGCCCCTGCAGGCGGCGTACGGCGGGCCGATCGTGGCGATCCAGGTCGAGAACGAGTACGGATCGTTCGGCAGCGACGCCGCCTACCTCGCCCACCTCCGTGACGGACTCCGGCGACGGGGCATGGTGGAGATGCTGACGACGGCGGACGGGATCACCCCGGACATGATCGCGCACGGGAGCGTGCCGGGCGCGATGACGACGTTCACGTTCGGCACCGGGGTGCCGGTGGCGGCCTCGCTGCGTCGGCACGGGGAGGCGCTCATGTGCAGCGAGCTCTGGGGCGGCTGGTTCGACCACTGGGGGGAGCGGCACCATGTGCGGTCGGCGGACAGCATGGGCGGGACGATCCGCGACCTCCTCGACGAGGGCGGCTCGGTCAGCCTCTACATGGCGCACGGGGGCACCAACTTCGGCCTGTGGAACGGCGCGAACCACGACCTCGTGCTGCAGCCCACGGTGACGAGCTACGACTCCGACGCCCCGATCGGCGAGGACGGCACGCTCGGGGAGAAGTTCCATGCGCTTCGCGCGCTCTTCGCTCCCTTCCACGCGGACGCGCTGCCGCCGGTCCCCGACCAGCCGCGGCGGCAGTCCGCGGCCTCCGCGCCTCTGGAGCCGCGGGCGGGTCTGCTCGACGTGGTCCGGGCGACCCCTGCGGCGGGCGCGCTCTCGCCCCGTCCACTCACCTTCGAGCAGCTCGGGGCGGAGGACGGTCTCGTGGCCTATGAGGCCGACGTGTCGTTCCCCGAGGAGGCGACACTGACCATCGACGGCCTGCATGATCGCGCGGTCGTCTTCCTCGACGACCGCCGCCTCGGTGTGCTCGAACGGGACGGCGAGACGTCTCTCGCTCTGCCCGTGGACGGCGGCTCCGGTCGGCTGACGCTCGTCGTCGAGAGCCTCGGACGCATCAACTACGGGCCGTACACCGGCGAGGGCAAGGGCATCATGCGCGGGGTGATGATCGGCCGCCGCCTTGTGAACGGCTGGACGCATCGCCTCCTGCCGCAGACGGCACCGGCGGCGGACGCCGCCGGGTCGGGCGTAGCGGACGGCCTCGCCGTCGCCGGGTTCGATGTCGATGAACCGCTGGACGCGTGGCTCGCCTTCCCCGGTGGCGGCAAGGGCATGGTGTGGCTGAACGGATTCCTGCTCGGACGTTACTGGAGCGTGGGGCCGCAGGAGACGCTCTACGCCCCCGCGCCGCTGTGGCGCGCCGGGCGCAACGAGATCGTGGTGCTCGACACCGACGGCCTCGGGGCGACGGTGGAGATCCGGGAGGCGCCGTCCTTCGGGGAGACCGAGGAGTTCATCGGCTCCTGAGCCGCACACGGGCCGCGGGTGGTGACCTTCGGCCAATGTTTGCGCATACTTCGCGCTCGACGCTTGTCTTAAGCCACCGCGTCGCTCTACGGTGATAGCGCAAACATGGGTTTCGATCCATGATCCACCTGCGGCGCATCGGGGCGTCCTTTCCTCCGGCCGTCGCACCGTTCGAGAGGCAAGACGTGTCGACATCTTCCCGACCGCCGCGCACCGCCGTCGCCGTCAGCTCCCTGCTGGCGACGGCCCTCGCGCTCGGCGGAGCGCTCCTCCCCGCGACCGCGGCGCAGGCCGCCGATCTCGTCCCCGTCCCGCACGCGGACTACCGACTGCACGCGGTGTCCAGCGAAGCCGATCCGTATCCGGCGCCGCCTTCGCTCGACGGCACGGCTCTCGGTGCCTTCGACGGCGACTACGCGACGCAGTGGACGTCGAGGTACTCGGCCAACGCCCCTTTCCCGCACTGGATCTCCCTCGATCTGCAGCGGTCCCTCTCGGTGAAGGCGCTGGACTATTCGGTCAAGCGCGGGCAGAGCGTCGCGGCGAAGACCGTCGAGGTGTACGTCACGGACGACGCGGACGCCGCGCGCACCTCGCCGGCCGACGGGGGATGGGGCGCCGCCGCGGCGGCCGCGACGCTGCACGCGCCCACCGCGAACGACGAGAAGCAGCGCATCACTCTGGACACCGCGAAGGACGGCCGGTACGTCGCCCTCCTCATCATCGATGCGCAGGGCACCACGGGCGGCGGCGCCGGCGAGATCCAGGTGCTCTCCGACGAGGAGCTCCCGCCGATCGTGACCGAGCCGGAGACGCCGGAGCAGCCGGAGCCCGGGGACACCGTCGAGATCGCCGCGGGCGGCACCACGGCCACCGTCTCCTCCGCGTTCCCGCAGATCCTCGGCTACCGCGTGGGCGATGAGCGCCTCGGCGGGCAGAAGGGCTCCCCGCGCACCTGGGCGGTCAACGGCACCGCCTATGCGTCGACCACCACCTCCACGGCGACGGCGACCGGCGTCGACTACGTCTCGACCCTGACCGGCATCGACGTCACGGTGCGCAGCAGCATCCGGGTCGCCGCGAACGGCACGGTCGAGTTCGCTGTCACCGGAGTCGACGGCTCCACCGCGGTGAACACCCTGGGGCTCCCCGAGAACGCCTTCCTCTCCGCGACGGCCGCGGACGGCGCCGTCCTCGACCGCACCGTCATCAGCCCGAACAGCACCACGAACGCCGACGAGCACATCGCGGTGGGCGCGACGACGGCCACCGGCACGAAGGGCGCGGCCTTCGCGTTCCTCGGCCACGGGACCCTCGCCGGCAGCGTGATCACGAACGCGACGACGCAGGCCTCCGGCGGCACCGCCTCGTGGAACACCCGGCTCACGACGCGGGTGACCGCGGTCGACGGCCGGACCGCGGAGATCGGCTCGAACACCTGGCTCATCCATCCGACCACCGCCGTCGACAGCCGGGTGACGACCTACGCCCTGCCGAAGGTCACGGTGCTCCTCACCGCCGACCGCAACGGCGACGAGACCGTGGACTGGCAGGACGCCGCGATCCGCTACCGCGAGGTCGATGCCCCGCGCCTCGGTGCCGACCGGGTGGCCGACCGCGTGGTCAGCCGCATCCCGTTCAACTTCGCCTCGAGCGCCACGAACTACTTCGACCTCGTGCTCGACAACACCAAGCGCATCGCGAACCAGACCGACGGCCTCGGGCAGTGGGTGCTCAACAAGGGCTTCGGCAGCGAGGGACACGACTCCGCGAACACCGACTACGGCGGGAACTACAACGAGCGTGCGGGCGGCCTCGCCGACCTCAACCGCCTCGTCGACGAGGGGGCGAAGCTCAACGCCGACATGAGCGTGCACGTCAACGCCACGGAGATCTACCCGCAGGCGGACGCGTTCGACGCGGCGATCCTCGACGGCACCCCGCCCTACAAGCCGGGCTGGAACTGGCTCGACCAGTCGTACTACATCAATCAGCAGACCGACCTCGGCACGGGACGCGTGCTCGACCGCTTCCAGCAGCTGCGGGACGAGGTGCCCGGGCTCAGCGGCGTCTACATCGACGTGTACTACTCCAACGGCTGGGTGGCCGAGGAGCTCGCGGACGAGCTGAACGCCATGGACCTCGAGGTCGCGACCGAGTGGGGCGACAAGTTCGTCGACAGCACGGTCTGGTCGCACTGGCCGAACGACCTCGCCTATGGCGGCAAGGACAACAAGGGCATCAACTCCACCATGGTGCGGTTCATCCAGAACGCGCAGGCGGACGTCTGGAACGACGACGTCCTGCTCGGCCAGCAGCGTCTCGTCGATGCCGAGGGCTGGGTGGGCAACCGCAACTGGGACGGCTTCATCGGCAACATCTGGTCGCAGAGCCTGCCGACGAAGTTCCTGCAGCACTTCGACCTGCAGACGTACGAGGCGGGGGTCGAGGCGACCTTCACCGATGACGTGGCGGTCCGGCTCGACGGCGGCACGCGGGTCGTCACGATGGACGGCGCGACCGTCCTGCGGGGCGACTCCTACCTGCTGCCGTGGCAGTCGCTGGAATCGAGCGCCGAGTCGGGTTCGCCCGTCGACGCGGACAAGATGTACTTCTTCACGGCCTCCGGCGGCGAGAAGACGTTCGGTCTCACGGACGGCTTCCGCGGGAACACGACTTTCGACGTGTTCGCGCTCGGCGACCAGGGCCGCGAGAAGGTGCGCACCGTCACCGCGGTCGACGGGAAGCTGACGCTGTCCGGTGAGAAGGGGACGGCCTACGTCGTCGTGCCCCAGGGCGGGGCGCAGCGGGCGCCGATTGAGTATCACGACGCGGGCCTGACCGATCCCGGGTTCAACTCGGGCGCGCTCGACGGGTGGAACCCCCGGGGCGACGTGACCATCGAGCGCACGGACCTCGGGGCGGCGAAGAACGCCTCGCGGGGCGACAACATCGCGGTGTTCGGCTCGTCCGCCTCCGCGATCTCGCAGACCGTCACCGGCCTCACCCCCGGGGAGCGCTACGCGTTCTCCGCGCAGGTGCAGATCGATCCGACGGCCACGCGGGACGTGAGCCTCGCGGTCGACACCGGGGGCGGCGTCGTGAGCCGCACCTGGAACCTCTCCCCGACGTACAACTACATGCGCGCCGACTCCAAGGCCGGACAGTACTACCAGCGCGGATCGGTGTCGTTCGTCGCCCCGGCCTCCGGCGAGGTGACCGTCTCGGTCTCGGCGGTCGCCGGCGACGCGACGGTACGGATCGACAACGCCAGGGTGATGGCGGATACGACGGCCCCCGCCGCGTCCGGCACCGTGTACTCGAACGACTTCGAGGGCAATCAGCCCGGCTGGGGCCCGTTCGTGAAGGGCGACGCCAACGGCATCGACGACCCGCGCACGAGCATCTCGCGGCGGCACGACCCGTACACGACGAGCGACTGGCGCAACACGGCCAAGCCGTTCGACAGCGGAGCGCTCGCGGGGCTGGCGGTGGACACCACTCTCACCGGCGAGCACTCGCTGATGTCCCACTCCGAGAACTCCGGCGTCGTCTACCGGACCGACCCCACGCTGGTGCCGCTGCAGGCCGGGCACACCTATCGCATCGGGTTCGACTACCAGGCCGGTGCGAGCGGGGCCTACCGCTGGCTGACCGGCACCGACGCCGTGCTCGGCGGGGAGATCTCCTCGACGACCCTGCGTCGCACCCCCGTCGTGCAGGCCCTGGAGACCACCGCGTTCCAGGAGGACGTGATCGTGGGGTGCGGCGACTACACATGGGTCGGTCTGGAGCGCGTCGGCGGCCCGGACGTCGACTTCGTCCTCGACGACTTCACGGTCACCGACCTCGGTCCGACGGAGGGTGGCACCCCGTGCGCCACGGTCTCCGGCGAGGCCGTGACCCTGAGCCCGGGGGCGCAGACACCCTTCACCACGACCTTCACCAACAGCGAGGACATCCTGGCGGAGAACGTCGGTGTGCAGCTCGACCTCCCGGAGGGCTACACCGTCGAGGTCGCAGACGGGTCGTCGAACCTGTTCGCGAAGGTCGCCCCCGGCGAGAGCGTGACGACGGACTGGCTGCTGACGGCACCGGCGTCGGCCGCGGGCTCTCCGGTGAGCATCGGCATCGCAGCCACCTACCTCGTCGACTGCGACGTGCGGACCGTGCAGACCGCGCAGGAGGCGGCTGTCGCCTCCCGTGCCCGCATCCCGAACGCGCAGATCACCGCGACCGCGAGCTCCGAGGAGACCGCTGGTGAGGACGGCGAGGCGGCGAACATGCTCGACGGCAACGCCGGGACGTTCTGGCACAGCCGCTGGAGCAGCGACGCCCCCGGGTATCCGCACGTGCTCACGTTCGATCTCGGGGCGGCGGAGACGGTCGACGGCATCTCCTATCTGCGGCGCGGCGCGAACCAGAACGGCCCCATCAAGGGCTTCCAGGTCGCGGTCTCCGCCGACGGGCAGACCTTCACCGACGTCGCGGCGGGTGAGTGGAAGAACGTCGCGGAGTGGCAGGATGTCGACTTCGACGCGACCACGGCGCGATACGTGCGGGTGACGGCGACCTCGTCGATCTCGGGCACGCCGTTCGCGGCCGTGGCGGAGATGGCGGTGTACGGCACCACCGTCCCGCAGGCGGGGCACGCCCCGGAGAAGCGGCCCGAGGACGACCTCGGGGCCTGTGCTGCGGAGACCGATCCGGCGTTGACGCTCGGCGCGGATTCCGTGCGGGCGGGGGAGACGGTCGAGGCCGTGCTCTCGGGCTTCGCGCCCGACGGCGTCGTCTCGTTCTGGCTCGACGGCGTGCGGCTCGCGGACGCGACGGTCGATGCGCGCGGCGCGCTGACCACCCGCGTGCTCATCCCCGCGGATGCGACGGTCGGGAAGCACCGCTTCCTCGTCAAGGACGCCTCCGGCGCGGAGGTGGCCGGCGCCGCCCTCACAGTCAAGAAGGCGAAGCCTGCGAAGAAAGCCGTCCTCACCCCGTCGGTCGGCACCGCGGCGGCAGGAGACTCCCTCCGCGTGCAGCTCCGCGGCTTCGACCCCGAGGCGGTCGTGCAGCTCTGGCTCCACTCGGAGCCGGTCCGCGTGGGGGAGGTGACGATCGCCGCCGACGGCAGCGCGGTCGCGACCGTCCTCATCCCGGCGGGCACGCC includes:
- the purM gene encoding phosphoribosylformylglycinamidine cyclo-ligase, with translation MAASPTNPYSEAGVDTAAGDLAVELMKSSVRATHGPEVLGGVGGFAGLFDASALRDFRRPLLATSTDGVGTKVAIAQAIDKHDTIGQDLVGMVVDDIVVVGAKPLFMTDYIACGKVVPQRIADIVRGIAEACAATGTALVGGETAEHPGLLGPRDYDVAGAATGVVEADAILGAERVQDGDAVIAVASSGLHSNGYSLVRHIITRAGISYGDNAEDFGSTWGEALLEPTRLYTLPLLRLIEASGGVHALSHVTGGGIAANLARVLPRGSWVEVDRSTWSPSPVFRVLSDIAGSTLESAEGTWNLGIGFLAVVAADRKDAAIAALNAEGMPSWQVGTVGFGPRPAGEFEQGAKGVDGGAVRLVGAYADGAK
- the purF gene encoding amidophosphoribosyltransferase, which encodes MCGIVGMVGSAPVNQDIYDALLLLQHRGQDATGIATAEANGVMHNAKAQGMVREAFRTRDMRGLLGNVGLGHVRYATKGTASSEEEMQPFYVNAPYGIILIHNGNLTNTRELAADMAQRDRRHLNSSSDTELLLNVLAGELQATTSTVDLDPDRIFEAVARTHDRIEGAYAVIAVIANYGLLAFRDPFGIRPLILGRRPSTVPGAEGKDEWVVASESLVLENGDYEVVREVEPGEAVFITNEGELFTKQCATETHLAPCAFEYVYLARPDSVMNGISVYESRLRMGDKLADTIAKHVPMDKIDVVMPIPDSSRPAAMEVARKLGIEYREGFYKNRYVGRTFIMPGQAVRKKSVRQKLNAMSTEFQGKNVLLIDDSIVRGTTSKEIIQMARDAGAASVTFASAAPPVRHPHVYGINMPSRHELIAHGRTIPEIAEELGCDHLVYQEVDDLKAAITEGSVLEDLDMSCFDGRYVTGTVTDEYLAWVEGSQTS
- a CDS encoding MFS transporter — translated: MSGSLSSPQGRPLWQGRALALIGIVLVAFSLRSAVASLSPVLDHVAQDFPVAPVIVGLIGAAPPVCFALFGLLTPLFERRFGLERMAVVAIVLMAAGMLLRGLAPDSWSLLAATAVVFAGVGSGNVLLPPLVKKYFADRLGVMMTAYSTTLAVSTFLPPLVAVPVADSLGWRISLGMWGVVAALALVPWVTLLVRSRGDERAVPTELLVPDPTDGVDDVRDAVAASTGPITTQSANPRVFGRLWRLPLAWALALVFGTSSTMAYVAFAWLPTILVDLGGVTPATAGFLLSLFALVGLPCSMLVPVLVVRFQATRPLFFVAVVAGLVGLGGLLLFPTVALPLWVAIFGLTAIMFPLSLVLLSIRARTPESAVALSGFVQSIGYAIAAVFPLLVGLLHDTSGGWQVPLLVVAGVLVVSVPAGIIAGRRRTIEDEWERRHGRW
- a CDS encoding LacI family DNA-binding transcriptional regulator, with protein sequence MSPRRPKDDRAPSQVDVARLAGVSTQTVSRVMSGQDNVRPETARRVLAAVEELGYRVHAAAASLASGRTRVLGVIVVSTDRYSSAALGVGIQQAAAANGYTVTTAAVADHASDDAFLEAFDRLERQGAEGIILGVPIALDTPAMRARTERTPATRSERTSLEEDAPLAVDQRAIARLAVEHLLDLGHETVWHVSGDDYWTETQQRSEAWEQTLRERGIVPPPVIPADWTPESGYRAGRTIAAIPEATAVFVSSDEMAFGLIRALHEAGRSVPEDISVVSVDDIALAAYASPALTTVRQPFEAMGRAAALRLITQIEGHDPVGEMPSTDPQLIVRSSTAPPRVAR
- a CDS encoding glycoside hydrolase family 35 protein — its product is MSDLLAAASDGFSTAVAAPTDAAAPGAPALSWRDGEILRDGAPHRILSGSIHYFRVHPDQWEDRLRRLAAMGANTVDTYVAWNFHERVEGDIRFDGWRDVERFVRLAGEVGLDVFLRPSPYICAEWSNGGLPFWLTGRVSALRTSDPAFLAAVDAWYDALLPRLVPLQAAYGGPIVAIQVENEYGSFGSDAAYLAHLRDGLRRRGMVEMLTTADGITPDMIAHGSVPGAMTTFTFGTGVPVAASLRRHGEALMCSELWGGWFDHWGERHHVRSADSMGGTIRDLLDEGGSVSLYMAHGGTNFGLWNGANHDLVLQPTVTSYDSDAPIGEDGTLGEKFHALRALFAPFHADALPPVPDQPRRQSAASAPLEPRAGLLDVVRATPAAGALSPRPLTFEQLGAEDGLVAYEADVSFPEEATLTIDGLHDRAVVFLDDRRLGVLERDGETSLALPVDGGSGRLTLVVESLGRINYGPYTGEGKGIMRGVMIGRRLVNGWTHRLLPQTAPAADAAGSGVADGLAVAGFDVDEPLDAWLAFPGGGKGMVWLNGFLLGRYWSVGPQETLYAPAPLWRAGRNEIVVLDTDGLGATVEIREAPSFGETEEFIGS